Sequence from the Lacerta agilis isolate rLacAgi1 chromosome 6, rLacAgi1.pri, whole genome shotgun sequence genome:
AGTTTGCTGGGGTGGCTTTGAGCCGGTCAttgcctctctcagcctatatGACCTcgcaggtttgttgttgttgaaataacATGTGGAAGGGGGTTGGATCATGCGCGcaatcttgagctccttggatgaaaggtaagatataaaataaacaaacacttgCTAGGCATATGAACCAGCTGTAAAGACGAGAGTGCCTCTAGAGCTTGTGCAGAATGCCTTGCCTCCAGTGTTAATAACAGTTATCTCCCACACCTAAAGCAGTTTTAGGGAACATGACTGACTTCTGGACAGGTTTCCCTGACAGCCGTGGGTTTTTGCACCACGTTAATGTTTCACgttaacatttaaaatattgtCGCTGCTATTTTAACATGGAACAGTTGCTGGTATATTCTGAATCTGCCAGTAACAATAGAGGATACCTGAAAACTCTTAACTATTATGTTAGCACAATGTTGTCAACATAATTTGGCAACTGAAACTTATAACTTGACCATACAGTGGATGTTGACTTTCTAACCAAGGGGTGGGATGTGTGTTGTGACATTAGAGTAGGTAGCATTTTAAACCTGCATATTGGGTTGCAAGTTCACAATACATGTCAGTGtatcaaaaaaaaattttttttaaaaaaaaatgtaacctgGATTTGGGAACTTGTGACTCTGCTGACTTTGctgtctcctcttttttttaaaaaagaatttattgattttccacattaaacaacaaataaacaaataataaaccacacaaaaacaaatacatcaacattacaattacaataacaaaaacataaaagagcaaaagaaaaacttatacatacctgacACAGAAATGCTTAAACACTGCAAACTAATTgtttaaatgtaattttaaatcatagttagggacttcccccgttctctcgtctgcgttcagttctaatttactttgcTGTCTCCTCATTGCTGTCCCTTGACCATGCTGAATCATCTGGAGGGAGGGCCAGATGTTGAATAAGATGATGAAAAACTAGTTtaataaacaatggtttagcattatgtgttaACCTGGCCAATGTGTCTTCCTTGGTAAACAAGAATTGGCTTGGAAGGAAAGAGAAACTCAATAGAATTCATTGACGGATATTACAGGATCTATATCTGTTATATTcctcttcatagctgtcaacttttcccttttcttgcgaggaatcctatttggaataagggaatttctctttaaaaaaaagggaaaagttgacagctatgtgttggttttggtttggttttgtgtttttgtaacaGGAAAATGGTGGGTTTGAAGGTTTAGCAAGGGCTGATGCTAATTCTGAAATTACTTGCCTAGAAAGCCAAGAACTATGAATTAAGTGAATTCTTTAGAAATACCCAGGGCCAAAATTCAATGTAtggaaggaaaaaaatgcaaGTTCTTCTGTTAAGTGTCTTGAATAAAGGATATACTGTATTTCCAAAGACATGTGGCTATTTTGAACCCTTTTCTTCTATCCTTGGTAACTTGGGCTGCCTGCTTTTGTTGACAGGAATTTGACCAGATCCCAATGTTCATGAAGAAAGCTCCTGCTGAAATAGATCCTAAGCAGAATCCTGACCTTGCTTGTCTTCAGTCTATTATTTCTGATGAAGACCAAACACTTGAAGGTAGTCTCCACTTACATACTGTAAATGTATCAGCTGATGAAATTTACATTGTTCTCACAACACCTTCTCTAGGAATCAAAGGGCTTAATTGTTTCGTCTCGAAGAGAGACATCCCAGCTTTGTCTTTCCAGGGCAGGTGTTCTGTCATGTCCCATTTGAAGGAGAAATGGTGACAGTCCAACACAGCCTCTGTCACTACCTTTGTCCAAATGCTGCAATAGGTGTCCACAGACAAATGAGCTGATGGCCCTACGGTATTCCCAGTTTGAAAACAAAGATCTTAAGCCAGAGCTTTGATTAACAACCAAGTGTTCATCTTAAAAGGGCACCATCACATTTCAAAAAAATACATATTGGGGCTCATAGGACTTGTAGAAATTTAACTTGGCCAGCACTCGCAGCTCCATAAAAAATTGAGAGGTTATCATAGCATTAAAAACTTTTAATAGCTGCAGAAATATCCTTGACCCCCTTTggtgtaaaagaaaaaaaccatatTATAGCAGGCTGATTAGCTTGAGTTCTCTGGGAAGCATAAGACCTGTGCTTTATCTGTTATAGATAAATTGACTTTTAAAGGAGTGCTGATGATTGCTTTTCTAACATTGCACTGTGTCTCTTTATTGGTGTTTTTCAAGCCCAGACCTATAAGAATGAGGGCAATGATTATTTCAAGGAAAAGGATTATAAGAAGGCTGTGATATCCTATTCAGAAGGACTGAAAAAGAAGTGCAGTGACCTGGAATTGAATACTGTTCTTCATACAAACAGAGCTGCAGCCCAGTTTTATTTGGGTAATGTATTGCATTCAAAATCGTGCCTAGTTCAAATTCTATATAGCAGAAAAATACCAAAGGTAGGACTTTCTCCTGTATGTTCCAGCATTCATAAAGttgtttttgaattttttaaaaacaaacaagtagTATTGAGGATGCTAAATTTTAGCCCATATCTGACAAGATCCTTGTTAGACAGATGTTAATTTAGCAGTGTATGTGGAGCTCCCAAAGAAAATAGGCAtcactgagttcattgggacttacCCTCAAATATGCATAATATTGTGTCTGGTTTGGCTGTCACTGTCCACAGTGCAGTGCTTTAAATTTTGTTAGACATAATTTGATCCATGTATTCCAGATCCCAAGATTCAGTATGTGCAAGCAGAGGTGTCTCTTGAGCagctaggtaaagggacccctgaccattacgtccagtcgcagacgactctgggtttgtggcactcatcttgctttactggctgagggagccggcgtacagcttccgggtcatgtgaccagcatgactaagctgcttctggcgaaccagagctgcgcacagaaatgccatttaccttcctgccggagcggtacctatttatcaacttgcactttgatgtgctttcgagctgctaggttggcaggagctaggaccaagcaacgggagctcaccccgtcgcggggattcaaactgccgaccttctgatcgacaagccctaggctctgtggcaggggtccccaaactaaggcccgggggctggatgtggcccaatcgccttctaaatgcagcccgcaggcggtctgggaatcagtgtgtttttacatgagtagaatgtgtgcttttatttaaaatgcacctctgggttatttgtggggcataggaattcgttcatatttttttttataccaCACAAGGtcttgagggacaatggaccggccccctgctgaaaaagtttgctgacccctgctctgtggtttaacccacagctagtctggataaataaaataattgagtGCTGTTGGTTTTTAGTAGGGATGAATAGCCTCAAATACAGAGTCTGAAAAGAAAACCAAGAAGTAATAGGTAGTGTTGAAGTTTTTGCAACAAAATCAAACTATTATTtatcaaatacatttttaaaaaaggaggggcagCTTTTGGATTCTGTATCTTACCTGTTATAATGCTTCCTCTTTTCATTATACTTATAAATTAATGTCATATTTGAAGACCTCATGTGTCTTGCGTCAGTGTAGCCCAGTGTTTCTTAGGGAGCAATTTGCCAGTTTCTCTTAAAAATCCATTGTAATGACCCAAGTTTTACAGAGGTATGTTTTGTTTAGGTAACTTTCGCTCTGCTCTCAGTGATGCTATCGCAGCAAGAAGACTGAAACCCAATCACCTCAAGGCAATTACAAGGGGTAAAAGAACGTTCAACGGTTGCATTTTAATAGAGGCCTCCATGTAATTAAGAAAGTGGGGGCACTGTACTgtataacagcaacaaaaagtttGTATGAGTGTTTATAGaatatttttgaaaagaaaacttTCGAAGTGCCATGAAATATTAACATAGTGCAACCTAAAAGGGTTGTGTCTACTTGAGatgaagagaaggaaaaagcaTGGGAACCTTGGAACAAAGTTATTTGCACTATGTTAGGGGCAGCATGTGGTCTGAAGGCACACGAGACCACCACTCCAATGAAGCAAAGCAGGTCTTGGTCTAGTTAGCATCTGGGAACCACGGGAGGATGCTGGATGCTGTTTGTGCTCACTAGTAAGGAGAGAGATGGGAGATGCTCACAAATCCACCTGCCGCATCCTTCCCAGTAGCCCTACCAACTTTGAGGCCTGTGAGTTTTGTTGGgaccaggaagaagaaagaaacaagagCTGAGGCTTATTGCCACCCTCTCTTTTTTGTGGTGTTTGCTACTTGGGAAAAGGAGTGGGAGATCTTTGCAATTGTTGCCCTTATTGTAGTTTAGCTTTGTTTGCCTTATAATGGAACTGTTAATTTGTTGCTATTTACTGgacatgtttttattatttgttatgtTGCTCCCTGCTCTGAGATTGAAAATAGTCGGTGAAGAGTGGGTTATAAATAcctttaaaagtaataataaatgtAGGGTCCTGCTAGGTTTCATGATGTAAGAAAAGTAGggcataaatgtaagaaaataaataaaagtcagcCTAGAATTCAGGCCTCTATGGCTCTTCAGTGCCTTCAGTCTGGAAAAAAATTGACCAGTGCAAGTGTACCTCCCTGTTTGCCACattgatgttttaaaaattagttgAGCATATCTGTGTTTACTGTGGGCATATGTGAAACAAACTATTGCTTTTCTAGGAGCACTGTGCCATTTGGAACTtaaacacttctctgaagccatAACATGGTGCGAGGAAGGATTGAGAATAgatccaaaagaaaagaaacttctgGAAACAAGAGCTAAAGCTGATAAACTAAAGGTTAGAAGGGGGCAAATGGAAACCTGTTTATACAGTAGAAGACTAAGACTGGTGGAACAGCAATCTCCTCCCCACAGTTACGATGTAGCTTTGTCTGTCTTTCAGCGCACTGAAGAGAGGGATTTCAGAAAAGCTaaactgcaggagaagagggaacagTCTCGGAAGGAGGCCTTACTCAAAGCTATCAAGGTAGCTGTGAGGTTCAGGTGGTGGTTTCTCGTGAGTAACGAGGCAGGACTCCGCTCCTTCCATTTACAAGTTTAATAGTGCAagtatgtacagtgcagagctccaaAATCCATGACCTGCTTAATCACACCCAGATtctggaagtggcgcttttcgggagcgcccccagcaaaagaactttggcaccccaaacctcctcctctgctctttgcgtttcacccctctacgcaacTGGGGCAACGGAAGCATCATGCTTTCCTCTCTGCCAGCCTGGCTAGGTGAGCGCTGGGGCTCTGCAGCATACTCAAGCCCCCTCCTCGCCTGACTAGCTTCCTGTCTCTCCTCCCTGCTAAAGGACATCATGTTTTCTCCACTGGAGGTGTTGCTGCTGTCCCCGCGGCGCTGGAGCTATCTGTATttccacagcccctgcaccgccccacTGGGAACTGATGGTTCCCTGACAGTAGCTTTTTCTTTGGGTGGGAAGAATTGTCCCTggaaatttttaatgtgtttaaGATGTGGATACTTGCCtcaatttttttcccttttctcttctgaTGTAGGATCGGAACATCAAATTGTCTCCAGCATCCTCTAAGGAAGACACAACTATGTCAGCAGACCTGGCTGAGATGTCTTTAGATGGACTTGGCTCAGAAAATAATATCGGTGCCAAAGTCTGTTTAGATGAGAATGGCAGCCTAACCTGGCCTGTGCTGTTCCTGTATCCTGAGCATGGGCAAACTGACTTCATCTCCTCTTTTCATGAAGAATCGAGGTTGTTTCTTCTTAAAGCTGAATTTATGTAAATCCAAATGAACATAATATGAAAGGGAGGCGGCAGTGGGTCCGATTCACACATTTTATTTGCTGTGTTTTTCAGTACTTTGATAAGACCATTGAGATGTTCTGAATGTGAAGAGTAAGAGTGAGAGCATGCCTGCCAGCCCCATCTGCTAATCTCAAAGTAATGTCTGAACAAGTCTTCCCCGGCCTGATACCTTccatcaaatgttttgggctacaactcatttcagccacagtcagcatgggcaatggacagggatgatgaaagttgtggtccaaaacttTTGGAGTCTTAGAGCATGTTTATATTAAGTGGTGGTTGTGAGCTATTTTAGAGACTGTGAGCAATGCTGGGTGAAGGTAGTTATTTTGGATGAACCTTAaataagagaccaactaagtttgttcttggtatgaacaaggtatctgaagaagtgtgcatgcacatgaaagctcataccaagaacaaacttagttggtctctaaggtgctactggaaggaatttttttattttattttgttttgactatgacagaccaacacggctacctacctgtaacttaaataagAGAATAGATTTATGATCTTCCTGAGCATGCCTCTTGAAAAAGCATtgaataatttaattttaaaaatactagGCTGGTTAACAGCCTTTGAAGAAGCTACATTGCTTTGAATTCCAAAGTCGTCAGTGTACAGTATCTACTTGAATTCAACTCTAGTAGTTGCTGGAGCTGAACGGCTGCACACCAGTTAATGGCTTGGAGAGTAACATGATGCATCTTGTATTTCAGATTTATTGACCACTTAATGGTCATGTTTGAAGAACTACCTCCCTGGGATGTAGAAAAGAAATATATTCCTAGTGAACTGGAGGTAAGATACAACGCCTTTTGCCATTTATCTGTCCTTTCTTAAAATGGATATTCTAATATATAACCCTGAACAGTGTAGCCCCATGTGGGATGCCTGGAGCCTTGACCTTTTGTGCTCTaaggaggggtgggaggggagcATGGGCTCTAGCTGAGGTGGAGAGAGGGGGCAGAAAGACAGGTTAGAGGGAGTAAAAAGGAACCTTCCAGCAAAGACTGAGAGAGCAACCACACTTTTTGCCTTCACACAGTAGTATACTAAGCAACAGCTTCATCATGGGGTTTGACAGAGCCTAAGTCAGCCTCTACCTGCATCCCAGGCCAAGAATGGGGAAACTTGCGGCTCTTCAAACGCTGTTGGACTTAAATTAGTATCCTTGTTGATCATTGACTGTGTTGGGGTTAATGGaatttggagtccaaaaacatctggagggccacagactccccaACCCTGATATAGCCACAGATAGGTCAGACAGGCAGAGAACAATCTCAAATCAGAGGGTTGTGTTATCTGTAAACAACTgcaaaattgttttaaaactttCATTAAGTACTTCGATTTGTAGGCATGaataaaaattcatttatttagctCTTCCAAAGGCTTGAAGTATATGGCAagcaataaatagaaataaaattaaatccaAGTAAAAAGCAACCCCTAAACTTCTGGACTCCCAGAACTTGCCCTAATAAATTACTCTCAAATTAAAGCAATAGAAAGGGTTTCTCATCACATGAGTAGTTGGTTGTTAGTATTACAGATGCCCTGCTGACCTGCAGAAATATTGTACTAAGCCTTACAGGTAATGTTGCTTGTCCTTGTTCAAATGTTTAGTCGATTTGTTTCTCATATTAAATTGTACAGCTGTATTTTGAGGACGAAGTAAAAGGAGAGATATACCAGATAGACACGGAAACCACATTGCTGCAAGCGCTGCAGCACCGAAGGTGAGATTCTGAGCTGGGGACTGCATGTTACTCATCTTTATTGTCAAAATGGCAAGTGTGTAATGTTGAATCAACAGGATCCACATACTTGCCTCAAAAAACCAagaagctttgtgtgtgtgtgtgtgtgtgtgtgtgtgtgtgtgtgtgtgtctaacagTAATCTAACAGAGAAATAATTGTTTGTCAGCAGATTCTGCTATTAAGGATACAGTAGTCTTAGATATCCACAGCCAACAAAACTGCCCATAAGTTGTTGGTTCAGAttagaagctgaagctgaagcttaTTCATCCATTTCACTACAAGGCTGCCTCAGTTTTCTCTTGGTGGCACCAGCTAGATGTGACCGTTACGGGAATAACAATGCATAGCGATTGCACTGAAAGGTGTCTGTTACTTTTAGATTGCCTTGCAGCAAATGGTTAGGTGATCAGCTTCTAAAGAAAGGGTAATTTGCTGCAGTTGCGCCTGCCTGAACTTTTAGAATGTCATGGATCTCCGCAGTGGGGACATCTCTTCTTACCAACCTAGCATATTAGATTGTTCCAACATTCAAAGCAGGGGATGGACTTGAGCATCATGCTATGGGAAGCATTCCCTCtgtgcaaacatttcagcttgccagtcAGAATGAAGCCCACCTTTCTCTCCACTGTGCTCTATTCTGCAGGTTCTCCTGACCCCTGCCCAGGGTCAATTTCTGGGCATAAGAGCTTCTGCCGACTGGGCtcgttaggtgaatcccacccatatTATGTTTCTGTCCTATCTTCTTCCAAATTTGTAGAGCAGGCTGAGAATCTAACCTGTCAAGTTATTCCAGTATCTTTCAATgtggaatggggtggggaaatgggacGGTGGTGTAAGCAAACATGCATGCACAAACGCAACCATATAGGTTATCTTAAAATGTTGTGAGCCAAGACTGGAGGTTGACTTTCTAATTGTTTTTGCAGGTACTTCATAAAAGCTGGGACTCCTACCTTTTTTGTTTTGGTCAAACTTGCACCTTTCTCTAAAAACTacttctttgggaagaaggtCCACCGGTTAAAGtgaatgaacttttttttttggagggggggaggaaaatacAACACATAATGGAACAAGACCTCTTTAGATTTATAAATTGAAAGATGGAACATTTTGTACACATGTATCCTCTTCTACAACAATTGAGATGGCAAATTTCCTAATCCTAACCACAGAAACTGCACCTGAACTTCTATATAATTTGGGTGAATAAGCATTGTTCACAGATCCTTAAAAGTGAAGGAACAGAACAAAACTGGGCATACGT
This genomic interval carries:
- the TTC4 gene encoding tetratricopeptide repeat protein 4, with protein sequence MMMAAAPSEEEEEHEAGWDAFLDRFRGPERYAGALSPENWEQEFDQIPMFMKKAPAEIDPKQNPDLACLQSIISDEDQTLEAQTYKNEGNDYFKEKDYKKAVISYSEGLKKKCSDLELNTVLHTNRAAAQFYLGNFRSALSDAIAARRLKPNHLKAITRGALCHLELKHFSEAITWCEEGLRIDPKEKKLLETRAKADKLKRTEERDFRKAKLQEKREQSRKEALLKAIKDRNIKLSPASSKEDTTMSADLAEMSLDGLGSENNIGAKVCLDENGSLTWPVLFLYPEHGQTDFISSFHEESRFIDHLMVMFEELPPWDVEKKYIPSELELYFEDEVKGEIYQIDTETTLLQALQHRRYFIKAGTPTFFVLVKLAPFSKNYFFGKKVHRLK